From a single Candoia aspera isolate rCanAsp1 chromosome 2, rCanAsp1.hap2, whole genome shotgun sequence genomic region:
- the LOC134492450 gene encoding ZW10 interactor-like isoform X1: MDRSSVDGGVGGTMEAEARAVELLAQIKDILTYEGQTTSEIKSELPAQVLAEYAVNTRKTQKLMYTQLQVLKFLLDFLDSAPCIQDASDSAVRKEMEEAKEQWKALKADYQQQVEAIKGAVPQILAKQEEVQSRARLLEEALQCYRAKKEEVEEKARSAQKRHLKEQELWREQQQQLERQVAELQDRLQKQRKELECFQGEVGAQESQARIWQEKMQRVSDFRCLLETLQGVKVISVSENDLEVELTSQPQPEISVPHCLKLHLHWQEDGNVTLQSDSPSFLLPVVLPLGTCSTIKGVLLELQQSYSQQAQLLAEIELLQNCFAIDWQPEKRQLSYLKPSSTCSLYVESGYPTSGQVQLLSIKTQHGTVDVTSYKPPQEKPSLQNWLVYLSTLDFSTPCLA, translated from the exons ATGGACAGATCGTCTGTGGATGGTGGGGTTGGAGGAACGATGGAGGCAGAAGCGAGAGCCGTGGA ACTTCTAGCTCAGATCAAGGATATCTTAACATATGAGGGCCAGACTACAAGTGAAATTAAATCTGAATTACCAGCCCAGGTCTTGGCTGAGTATGCAGTG AACACTAGGAAGACTCAGAAATTGATGTACACCCAACTGCAAGTGCTTAAATTCCTTCTGGATTTTCTTGACTCTGCCCCTTGCATCCAGGATGCCTCTGACTCTGCTGTTC GGAAAGAGATGGAAGAAGCCAAAGAGCAATGGAAGGCACTCAAAGCAGATTACCAGCAACAGGTGGAGGCTATCAAGGGAGCTGTGCCTCAGATATTGGCTAAACAGGAGGAAGTGCAGAGCCGGGCTCGGCTTTTGGAGGAGGCTCTACAGTGCTACCGAGCAAAG AAAGAAGAGGTAGAGGAAAAAGCAAGGAGTGCCCAGAAGAGGCACCTGAAAGAACAG GAGCTCTGGAGAGAGCAACAGCAGCAGCTAGAGAGACAGGTTGCTGAACTGCAGGACAGGTTGCAGAAGCAACGGAAGGAGTTGGAATGCTTTCAGGGAGAGGTTGGGGCACAAGAGAGCCAAGCCAGGATTTGGCAGGAGAAAATGCAGAG GGTCTCTGATTTCCGGTGCCTCTTGGAGACTTTGCAAGGTGTAAAGGTgatctctgtctcagagaatgaCCTGGAGGTGGAGCTGACTTCTCAACCCCAGCCTGAGATTTCCGTTCCTCATTGTCTGAAGCTGCATTTACACTGGCAGGAGGATGGCAATGTCACTTTGCAG AGTGACAgcccttctttcctcctccctgtTGTCCTCCCCCTGGGTACCTGCAGCACCATCAAAGGGGTCCTCTTGGAGTTGCAGCAGAGCTACTCCCAACAAGCACAGCTTCTGGCTGAGATCGAGCTGCTGCAGAACTG TTTTGCAATTGATTGGCAGCCAGAGAAGAGGCAGCTCAGTTACTTGAAGCCTTCATCAACTTGCAGTCTCTATGTGGAATCAGGATATCCAACCAGTGGGCAGGTTCAGCTTCTCTCAATAAAGACTCAACATGGCACAGTTGACGTGACTTCCTATAAG CCCCCACAGGAAAAGCCTTCACTACAGAACTGGTTGGTCTATCTGAGCACTTTGGACTTCAGTACTCCTTGCCTGGCCTAA
- the LOC134492450 gene encoding ZW10 interactor-like isoform X2 — protein MYTQLQVLKFLLDFLDSAPCIQDASDSAVRKEMEEAKEQWKALKADYQQQVEAIKGAVPQILAKQEEVQSRARLLEEALQCYRAKKEEVEEKARSAQKRHLKEQELWREQQQQLERQVAELQDRLQKQRKELECFQGEVGAQESQARIWQEKMQRVSDFRCLLETLQGVKVISVSENDLEVELTSQPQPEISVPHCLKLHLHWQEDGNVTLQSDSPSFLLPVVLPLGTCSTIKGVLLELQQSYSQQAQLLAEIELLQNCFAIDWQPEKRQLSYLKPSSTCSLYVESGYPTSGQVQLLSIKTQHGTVDVTSYKPPQEKPSLQNWLVYLSTLDFSTPCLA, from the exons ATGTACACCCAACTGCAAGTGCTTAAATTCCTTCTGGATTTTCTTGACTCTGCCCCTTGCATCCAGGATGCCTCTGACTCTGCTGTTC GGAAAGAGATGGAAGAAGCCAAAGAGCAATGGAAGGCACTCAAAGCAGATTACCAGCAACAGGTGGAGGCTATCAAGGGAGCTGTGCCTCAGATATTGGCTAAACAGGAGGAAGTGCAGAGCCGGGCTCGGCTTTTGGAGGAGGCTCTACAGTGCTACCGAGCAAAG AAAGAAGAGGTAGAGGAAAAAGCAAGGAGTGCCCAGAAGAGGCACCTGAAAGAACAG GAGCTCTGGAGAGAGCAACAGCAGCAGCTAGAGAGACAGGTTGCTGAACTGCAGGACAGGTTGCAGAAGCAACGGAAGGAGTTGGAATGCTTTCAGGGAGAGGTTGGGGCACAAGAGAGCCAAGCCAGGATTTGGCAGGAGAAAATGCAGAG GGTCTCTGATTTCCGGTGCCTCTTGGAGACTTTGCAAGGTGTAAAGGTgatctctgtctcagagaatgaCCTGGAGGTGGAGCTGACTTCTCAACCCCAGCCTGAGATTTCCGTTCCTCATTGTCTGAAGCTGCATTTACACTGGCAGGAGGATGGCAATGTCACTTTGCAG AGTGACAgcccttctttcctcctccctgtTGTCCTCCCCCTGGGTACCTGCAGCACCATCAAAGGGGTCCTCTTGGAGTTGCAGCAGAGCTACTCCCAACAAGCACAGCTTCTGGCTGAGATCGAGCTGCTGCAGAACTG TTTTGCAATTGATTGGCAGCCAGAGAAGAGGCAGCTCAGTTACTTGAAGCCTTCATCAACTTGCAGTCTCTATGTGGAATCAGGATATCCAACCAGTGGGCAGGTTCAGCTTCTCTCAATAAAGACTCAACATGGCACAGTTGACGTGACTTCCTATAAG CCCCCACAGGAAAAGCCTTCACTACAGAACTGGTTGGTCTATCTGAGCACTTTGGACTTCAGTACTCCTTGCCTGGCCTAA
- the WDR13 gene encoding WD repeat-containing protein 13, producing MAAVWQQVLAVDARYNAYRTPNFPQFRTQYIRRRSQLLRDNAKAGFDPLLRKQYLRLRSQLLAQRYGPLSEQSSFRAYSNSIVRSSRTTLDRMEDFDDDPRALGARGHRRSVSRGSYQLQAQMNRAVYDERSPGSVVPTSVAEASRAMAGDTTLSENYAFAGMYHIFDQHVDEAVPKVQFANDDKHLLACCSLDGTISVCQLVPTPPVVLRVLKGHSRGVSDFAWSLSNDIIVSTSLDATMRIWATEDGKCIREIPDPDASELLCCTFQPMNNNLTVVGNGKHNLHVMNISTGKKAKGGSSKLTGRVLSLSFDSPGRILWAGDDKGSIFSFLFDMATGKLTKAKRLVVNEGSSITSISARSWISREARDPSLLINACINKLLLYRVVDNEGTLQLKRSFQIQQSSHPVHSIFCPLMSFRQGACIVTGSEDMCVYFFDVERATKAIVNKLQGHSAAVLDVSFNCDESLLASSDAKGMVIVWKREQK from the exons ATGGCAGCAGTGTGGCAGCAAGTGTTGGCTGTAGATGCACG GTACAACGCATACCGCACCCCAAACTTCCCTCAGTTCCGTACACAATACATCCGCCGACGAAGCCAGCTGCTGCGGGACAACGCAAAAGCAGGCTTCGACCCCCTGCTTCGTAAGCAATACCTGCGGCTACGCAGTCAGCTTTTGGCCCAGCGCTACGGCCCCCTCTCAGAACAGAGCAGCTTTCGAGCCTACAGCAACAGTATTGTCCGAAGCAGTCGCACTACACTTGATCGCATGGAG GATTTTGATGACGACCCGAGAGCACTGGGTGCCCGAGGCCACCGCCGCTCTGTCAGCCGAGGTTCCTACCAGCTGCAGGCTCAAATGAACCGAGCTGTCTATGATGAAAG ATCTCCAGGTAGTGTTGTCCCCACTTCAGTGGCAGAAGCCAGTCGTGCTATGGCTGGGGATACTACACTAAGTGAGAACTATGCCTTTGCTGGCATGTACCATATCTTTGACCAGCATGTGGATGAAGCTG TGCCTAAAGTTCAGTTTGCCAATGATGACAAACACCTACTAGCCTGCTGCTCTCTAGATGGCACCATTTCAGTGTGTCAGTTAGTACCCACTCCCCCTGTGGTGCTTCGAGTGCTGAAAGGACACAGCCGTGGCGTATCTGACTTTGCTTGGTCTCTCTCCAATGACATTATTGTTTCCACTTCACTTGATGCCACAATGCGCATTTGGGCTACAGAAGATGGCAAGTGTATCCGGGAAATCCCAGATCCAGACGCTTCTGAGCTACTTTGCTGTACTTTTCAGCCAATGAACAATAATCTCACAGTG GTGGGGAATGGAAAACACAACCTTCATGTGATGAACATCTCAACAGGGAAAAAAGCGAAGGGTGGCTCAAGCAAACTAACAGGCCgagtcctctctctctccttcgaTTCCCCTGGGCGTATCCTTTGGGCGGGAGATGACAAAGGCAGCATATTCTCATTCCTCTTTGACATGGCCACAG GAAAACTGACCAAAGCCAAACGCCTAGTGGTTAATGAGGGAAGTTCTATCACCAGTATCTCAGCCCGTTCCTGGATCAGcagagaagcacgggacccctcTCTCCTCATCAATGCATGTATTAACAAGCTATTGTTATATAG GGTAGTGGATAATGAAGGAACGCTGCAGCTTAAGAGAAGTTTCCAAATACAGCAGAGCTCACATCCTGTCCACAGCATTTTCTGCCCCCTAATGTCTTTCCGTCAAGGCGCTTGCATTG TGACTGGAAGTGaagatatgtgtgtgtatttctttgaTGTGGAACGCGCCACCAAGGCTATCGTTAACAAACTTCAAGGTCATAGTGCTGCAGTCTTGGATGTCAGCTTTAACTGTGATGAGAGTCTCTTGGCATCCAGTGATGCTAAAGGCATGGTTATTGTCtggaaaagagaacagaagtag